The following coding sequences lie in one Lysobacter capsici genomic window:
- a CDS encoding EVE domain-containing protein, translating into MTARRRYWLMKSEPDTFSIDDLQRVDVEPWNGVRNYQARNYMRDGMKPGDGVLFYHSNTAVPGIVGIATISSEAYPDPTQFDPKSDYHDPKSSREEPRWLLVDVKFERKLKRTISLDEIKARSEQLGEDFALTRRGNRLSVLPVSAAQWKLLLAME; encoded by the coding sequence ATGACCGCACGCCGCCGCTACTGGCTGATGAAGTCCGAACCGGACACCTTCTCCATCGACGACCTGCAGCGCGTCGACGTCGAGCCGTGGAACGGCGTGCGCAACTACCAGGCGCGCAACTACATGCGCGACGGTATGAAGCCCGGCGACGGCGTGCTGTTCTATCACTCCAACACCGCCGTGCCCGGCATCGTCGGCATCGCCACGATTTCCAGCGAAGCCTATCCGGACCCGACCCAGTTCGATCCCAAGTCCGACTACCACGACCCGAAGAGCAGCCGCGAAGAACCGCGCTGGCTGCTGGTCGACGTCAAGTTCGAACGCAAACTCAAGCGCACGATTTCGCTCGACGAGATCAAGGCCCGCAGCGAACAGCTCGGCGAAGACTTCGCCCTGACCCGCCGCGGCAACCGCCTGTCGGTGCTGCCGGTCTCGGCGGCGCAGTGGAAGCTGTTGTTGGCTATGGAATAG
- a CDS encoding 5-formyltetrahydrofolate cyclo-ligase — protein sequence MTDDRKTLRRELRARRRNLGAPARIAGAEAIAARLLALPFAPSEGYVAGYWAMDGEIALHAWQLRLPKDCIYCLPVLHEDQRLRFAPWRPGDALAPNKFGIPEPALAETSLLEPEQLSLIVLPLVGFDPRGHRLGMGGGWYDRSFAFRQQRAAPPWLVGAGFETQRVDRLDAADWDVALDAVCTEADTLDCRSALFA from the coding sequence ATGACCGACGATCGCAAGACGCTGCGCCGCGAGCTGCGCGCCCGCCGCCGCAATCTCGGCGCGCCCGCGCGGATCGCCGGCGCCGAGGCCATCGCCGCGCGCTTGCTGGCGCTGCCGTTCGCGCCGAGCGAAGGCTACGTGGCCGGCTACTGGGCGATGGACGGCGAAATCGCCCTGCACGCCTGGCAATTGCGCCTGCCCAAGGACTGCATCTACTGCCTGCCGGTGCTGCACGAAGACCAGCGGCTGCGATTCGCGCCGTGGCGGCCGGGCGATGCGCTGGCGCCCAACAAATTCGGCATTCCCGAGCCCGCGCTGGCGGAAACCTCGCTGCTCGAACCCGAACAGCTGAGCCTGATCGTCCTGCCGCTGGTGGGTTTCGACCCGCGCGGCCACCGGCTCGGCATGGGCGGCGGCTGGTACGATCGCAGCTTCGCATTCCGCCAGCAGCGCGCCGCGCCGCCGTGGCTGGTCGGCGCCGGGTTCGAGACCCAGCGCGTGGATCGCCTCGACGCCGCCGACTGGGACGTCGCCCTGGACGCGGTCTGCACCGAGGCCGACACCCTGGACTGCCGCTCCGCGCTGTTCGCCTGA
- a CDS encoding cell division protein ZapA, which yields MTSEAVSISLLDREYTVGCEPNERDDLLAAARMLDSKMREIRGSNRMAALDRVAVLAALNFAHELQQLRGDGSNRDRELSRTLDELHRKLDSLFDAAIR from the coding sequence ATGACCAGCGAAGCCGTCAGCATCAGCCTGCTCGACCGCGAATACACCGTCGGCTGCGAGCCCAACGAGCGCGACGACCTGCTCGCCGCCGCGCGCATGCTCGACAGCAAGATGCGCGAAATCCGCGGCAGCAACCGCATGGCCGCGCTCGACCGCGTCGCCGTGCTGGCCGCGCTCAATTTCGCCCACGAACTGCAGCAACTGCGCGGCGACGGCAGCAACCGCGACCGCGAACTCTCGCGCACCCTCGACGAATTGCACCGCAAGCTCGACAGCCTGTTCGACGCCGCGATTCGCTGA
- a CDS encoding TIGR02449 family protein, giving the protein MERAELLAELQSLLARVDELGDRVRKLSDENRSLRQQQEQLVGERSALLAKNEQARTRVEAMIARLKSLEQHT; this is encoded by the coding sequence ATGGAACGCGCCGAACTTCTCGCCGAATTGCAGTCGCTGCTCGCCCGCGTCGACGAGCTCGGCGACCGCGTGCGCAAACTCAGCGACGAGAACCGCAGCCTGCGTCAACAACAGGAACAACTGGTCGGCGAACGCTCGGCCCTGCTGGCCAAGAACGAACAGGCGCGCACCCGCGTCGAGGCCATGATCGCGCGACTCAAGTCGCTGGAGCAGCACACGTGA